Proteins encoded within one genomic window of Flavobacterium gilvum:
- a CDS encoding four helix bundle protein yields MTFNEKYKDNALLIKTFNFALKIIDYTSELQEQKKFVIANQLLKSGTSIGANSKESQNAESKADFIHKLKIAIKEADETEYWLFLCDAHSEYPNCKLLLNDLSEILKILNKIISTSKMK; encoded by the coding sequence ATGACTTTCAACGAAAAATACAAAGACAACGCTCTTTTAATAAAAACCTTCAATTTTGCATTAAAGATAATTGATTATACAAGTGAACTTCAGGAACAAAAGAAATTCGTAATTGCTAATCAACTACTAAAAAGTGGGACTTCAATTGGGGCAAATTCAAAAGAATCACAAAATGCCGAAAGTAAAGCAGATTTTATTCATAAGTTAAAGATTGCTATCAAGGAAGCAGACGAAACTGAATATTGGCTGTTCTTATGTGATGCTCACAGTGAATATCCAAATTGTAAACTTTTATTAAATGATCTTTCAGAAATTCTAAAAATTTTAAACAAAATAATATCAACGTCAAAAATGAAATAA
- a CDS encoding homogentisate 1,2-dioxygenase, giving the protein MPIYHKLGVFPPKRHVQFEKPNGGFYYEQLFGTEGFHGNSSLSYHIYRPTQVKEILKSYSVEPKIAIGKNIKSLLLKGFELKPEDDFLDSRKPMLVNSDCIIGLAAPRKSLTNYFYKNADADEMIFIHKGKGKLRTMLGNIPFEYGDYLIIPRGIIYQIEFDSSDSEQAKQSEDNRLFYVESHSPFYTPKRYKNPSGQHLEHSPFCERDFILPNELESHDEKGDFIIKIKKEGMMHEVVYATHPFDVVGWDGYNFPYGFSIHNFEPITGRVHQPPPVHQTFETGTFVVCSFVPRLYDYHPKSIPAPYNHSNIDSDEVLYYVDGDFMSRNNIEQGHITLHPKGIPHGPAPGAMERSIGLKDTQELAVMIDTFHPLMVTEEAMGIDDGQYYKSWVD; this is encoded by the coding sequence ATGCCAATATATCATAAATTAGGAGTTTTTCCTCCGAAAAGACACGTTCAGTTCGAAAAACCGAATGGAGGCTTCTATTATGAGCAACTATTTGGTACAGAGGGATTTCATGGAAACTCTTCTTTGTCTTATCATATTTACAGACCCACTCAGGTCAAAGAAATACTTAAATCATATTCGGTCGAACCAAAAATAGCGATTGGGAAAAACATAAAATCCTTATTGCTGAAAGGTTTTGAATTAAAACCCGAAGACGATTTTTTGGATAGCCGCAAACCCATGTTGGTCAATAGCGACTGTATCATAGGATTGGCAGCGCCTAGAAAATCATTGACCAATTATTTCTATAAAAATGCCGATGCAGACGAAATGATTTTCATCCACAAAGGCAAAGGAAAACTGCGAACCATGTTGGGGAATATTCCTTTCGAATACGGAGATTATTTGATTATTCCCAGAGGAATTATCTACCAAATAGAATTTGACTCGAGCGATAGCGAACAGGCGAAGCAAAGCGAAGATAATCGGTTGTTTTATGTCGAATCTCATTCGCCATTTTATACTCCAAAAAGGTACAAAAACCCATCGGGGCAGCACTTGGAACATTCGCCATTTTGCGAGCGAGATTTTATTTTGCCAAATGAATTAGAATCACACGACGAAAAAGGAGATTTTATTATCAAAATAAAAAAAGAAGGAATGATGCACGAAGTGGTTTACGCCACGCATCCTTTTGATGTAGTAGGTTGGGACGGTTATAATTTTCCGTACGGATTTTCAATTCACAACTTCGAACCAATAACGGGCCGTGTGCACCAGCCGCCACCGGTTCATCAAACTTTTGAAACCGGGACTTTTGTGGTTTGTTCTTTTGTGCCAAGGTTGTACGATTACCACCCAAAATCGATTCCGGCACCCTACAATCACAGTAATATAGACAGCGATGAGGTATTGTATTATGTAGACGGCGATTTTATGAGTCGCAATAATATCGAGCAAGGTCACATTACGTTACACCCCAAAGGGATTCCGCACGGCCCGGCTCCGGGAGCAATGGAACGTAGCATTGGTCTGAAAGATACTCAGGAATTGGCGGTGATGATCGATACTTTCCACCCGCTTATGGTGACCGAAGAAGCCATGGGGATAGACGATGGTCAATATTATAAATCTTGGGTGGATTAA
- a CDS encoding patatin-like phospholipase family protein: protein MRIGVKPISYKPSVKINIVGNNSARVGGGFFSILVFLSFFSFFLFPFSSKAQDRTKKPPKIGLVLSGGGAKGFAHIGVLNVLEDAGVKIDYIGGTSMGAVIGGLYAMGYNAKQIDSIIDQTNFSNVINDYIPRSSKNFYEKRNDELYALTLPFNKFKIGAPEALSKGMYNFNLLSRLTLPVRHVRDFNELPTPFVCVGTNIAVGEQVVFDKGILAQAITGSSSLPSIFAPIVINDNLIIDGGVLNNYPIDEVRKMGADIIIGVDVQSGLLGKDELRSASKIFFQITNLQMIERMKVNANQTEVYIKPDVKNYGVVTFDKAAEIIKKGEDATFAVYEKIDALVDKTSPYHKPKLKVDSDSLTIVDIKINELKNYSRDYIIGKLNFKPGSKISFHDLETGINNLNATQNFSAVSYYFDKNGAHDDLILTLTESPVTTNLKFGLHYDGLYKSAILANITNKKTFFKNDFLSADLVLGDNIRYYFDYYIDNGFQLSYGFKSQLHQFNKNVPVSVITYNTEGTNAINIDYLDWSNQLYIQSVFAQKFLIGVGAEFEYLDISSETLELDPVITKSNYFSLFGYIKYDSYDNKYFPKKGWYFSGNPQFYMFSSESSAHFEPFSILSAEAGIAKTVFRNATIKLQAEAGASIGNKTLPYFDFMLGGYGYNNTNNFKYFYGYDFLSISGNSYLEATLTLDYEIFKKNHLNFSANYANLGDDLYNSLDWISLPKYSGYALGYGLETVIGPVEVKYSWSPEIANSYLWFSVGFIF from the coding sequence ATGAGAATTGGGGTAAAACCAATAAGCTATAAACCAAGTGTTAAAATAAACATTGTCGGTAATAATTCGGCAAGGGTTGGCGGTGGCTTTTTTTCTATTTTGGTTTTCCTGTCGTTTTTTTCTTTTTTTCTTTTCCCTTTTAGTTCAAAAGCTCAGGACAGAACCAAAAAGCCACCAAAAATTGGATTGGTTTTGAGTGGAGGCGGAGCCAAAGGGTTTGCGCATATAGGGGTTTTAAATGTACTTGAGGATGCTGGAGTAAAAATTGATTACATAGGAGGAACCAGCATGGGAGCCGTAATTGGCGGACTTTATGCAATGGGATATAATGCCAAACAAATCGATTCCATAATTGACCAAACAAATTTTAGTAATGTCATTAACGATTATATTCCACGGTCTTCCAAGAATTTTTATGAAAAAAGAAATGACGAATTATATGCATTGACCTTGCCTTTCAATAAGTTTAAAATTGGTGCTCCAGAGGCTTTGTCGAAAGGAATGTACAATTTCAATCTCTTGAGCCGATTGACCTTGCCGGTTCGTCATGTTCGTGATTTTAATGAACTCCCAACTCCTTTTGTGTGCGTTGGAACCAATATTGCTGTTGGAGAGCAAGTTGTTTTTGATAAAGGGATTTTGGCGCAAGCCATAACAGGAAGTTCTTCTTTGCCCTCCATATTTGCACCAATAGTAATTAATGACAATCTCATTATCGATGGAGGGGTACTCAATAATTATCCTATTGATGAGGTGCGTAAAATGGGCGCCGATATTATAATTGGGGTAGATGTACAATCAGGTTTGCTAGGTAAGGATGAATTAAGAAGTGCTTCAAAAATTTTCTTTCAAATTACCAATTTGCAAATGATTGAAAGAATGAAAGTCAATGCAAATCAAACCGAAGTCTATATTAAACCAGATGTAAAAAATTATGGTGTAGTAACATTTGATAAAGCTGCCGAAATTATCAAAAAAGGGGAAGACGCGACTTTTGCGGTTTATGAAAAAATAGATGCTTTGGTGGATAAAACCAGCCCGTATCACAAACCAAAATTAAAAGTAGACTCGGATAGTTTGACAATTGTCGATATCAAAATCAATGAACTGAAAAATTATTCCAGAGATTACATCATCGGTAAACTCAACTTTAAACCGGGAAGTAAAATAAGCTTTCATGACCTGGAAACCGGAATAAACAATCTTAATGCCACTCAGAATTTTAGTGCAGTGAGTTACTATTTTGATAAAAACGGAGCCCATGATGATTTGATTCTCACATTGACTGAAAGTCCGGTGACAACAAATCTAAAGTTTGGTCTACATTATGACGGACTTTATAAAAGTGCTATTTTGGCTAATATTACCAATAAGAAAACATTTTTTAAAAACGACTTTTTATCTGCAGATTTGGTTTTGGGAGACAATATCCGGTATTATTTTGATTACTACATCGATAATGGATTTCAGTTAAGTTATGGTTTTAAGTCGCAATTGCATCAGTTTAACAAAAACGTTCCTGTTAGCGTTATAACGTACAATACCGAAGGCACAAATGCTATAAATATCGATTACCTTGATTGGTCCAATCAATTGTATATTCAGTCTGTATTTGCGCAAAAATTCCTTATCGGGGTTGGAGCCGAATTTGAATATCTGGACATTAGCTCAGAAACACTAGAATTGGATCCGGTAATTACCAAAAGCAATTATTTCAGCCTTTTTGGTTATATAAAATATGACTCTTATGACAATAAATACTTTCCTAAAAAAGGATGGTATTTCTCTGGTAATCCACAGTTTTATATGTTTTCCTCCGAAAGTTCAGCTCATTTTGAACCTTTTTCCATTCTTAGTGCCGAAGCTGGTATTGCAAAAACGGTTTTCAGGAATGCGACTATAAAACTTCAGGCTGAGGCGGGAGCTTCGATTGGTAATAAAACCCTGCCTTATTTTGATTTTATGTTGGGAGGATATGGATATAACAATACCAATAATTTTAAATATTTCTACGGATATGATTTTTTAAGCATTTCTGGGAATAGTTATCTGGAAGCCACTTTAACACTGGATTACGAAATTTTCAAAAAGAACCATCTTAATTTTTCGGCCAATTATGCCAATCTGGGAGACGATCTTTATAATTCGCTGGATTGGATTTCATTGCCAAAATATTCCGGATATGCATTGGGATATGGATTGGAAACCGTCATTGGTCCTGTTGAAGTGAAGTATTCCTGGTCTCCGGAAATTGCAAATTCCTACCTTTGGTTTAGTGTCGGATTTATATTTTAA
- the uvrC gene encoding excinuclease ABC subunit UvrC, with protein sequence MTKPDLALQIQTLPDGPGVYQYYDKEGKILYVGKAKNLKKRVSSYFNKIHDTAKTNVLVKKIVTIKHIVVPTETDALLLENNLIKTLQPRYNVLLRDDKSYPWLCIKKEPFSRIFATRRMVKDGSEYFGPYTNFKTVHTILDLIKELYPLRTCNYDLSQNNIDSGKFKVCLEYHIGNCKGPCEGFETLEHYQKQVNAIREILKGNFKESMKDFKRLMMSFAEQMKFEEAQKIKEKIEVLENYQSRSTIVNPKITNIDVFSIVSDESAAFINFLQISHGSIIRSHTLEIKKKLEETDEELLELAIIELRERFQLLSKEVIVPFEVDLGPSIKITVPQLGDKKQILDLSIRNAKFYRIEQLKQLQIVDPDRHTNRIMAQMKSDLRLPVEPRHIECFDNSNIQGTNPVAACVVFKDGKPSKKDYRHFNVKTVVGPDDFASMEEIVYRRYKRLLDENEPLPNLIIIDGGKGQLSSALKSIDALGLRGKIAIIGIAKRLEELFYPGDSIPLYLDKKSETLKVIQQLRNEAHRFGITFHRDKRSKAALNSSIESIPGIGEKTMQTLIQHFKSVKRLKLATEKEISDVIGVSKAKKITEFYSKNS encoded by the coding sequence ATGACCAAGCCAGATCTAGCTTTGCAAATACAAACCCTGCCCGATGGTCCCGGTGTATATCAATATTATGACAAGGAAGGGAAGATTCTGTATGTGGGCAAAGCCAAAAATCTAAAAAAAAGAGTTTCTTCGTATTTTAACAAAATTCATGATACCGCCAAAACCAATGTGTTGGTTAAGAAAATAGTAACCATAAAACACATTGTTGTTCCTACTGAAACCGATGCTCTTTTGCTGGAAAATAATCTGATAAAAACGCTGCAGCCAAGATACAATGTGTTGTTGCGCGATGACAAAAGTTATCCGTGGCTCTGTATCAAGAAAGAGCCTTTTTCCCGGATTTTTGCCACCCGAAGAATGGTCAAAGATGGGTCGGAATATTTTGGTCCTTATACCAATTTTAAGACGGTGCATACGATTTTGGATTTAATAAAAGAATTATATCCGCTGCGAACTTGTAATTATGATTTGAGTCAAAATAATATCGACAGCGGGAAATTCAAAGTGTGTTTGGAATACCATATTGGCAATTGCAAAGGTCCGTGCGAAGGTTTTGAAACATTGGAACATTATCAAAAGCAGGTCAATGCTATTCGCGAAATTTTGAAAGGGAATTTCAAGGAAAGTATGAAGGATTTCAAGCGGCTGATGATGAGTTTTGCCGAACAAATGAAATTTGAGGAAGCGCAAAAAATAAAGGAAAAGATAGAAGTTCTGGAGAATTACCAATCGCGTTCTACGATTGTAAACCCGAAGATTACCAATATCGATGTTTTCTCTATTGTTTCTGACGAAAGTGCCGCTTTTATCAATTTTCTGCAAATATCTCACGGATCGATTATTCGTTCGCATACGTTGGAAATAAAGAAAAAGCTCGAGGAAACCGATGAAGAACTCTTGGAATTGGCGATAATAGAATTGCGGGAACGTTTTCAGTTATTGTCCAAGGAAGTGATTGTCCCTTTTGAAGTCGATTTGGGACCATCGATAAAAATTACCGTACCACAATTGGGCGACAAAAAACAGATTTTGGATTTATCGATTCGTAATGCCAAATTTTACAGAATAGAACAGCTCAAACAATTGCAAATAGTCGATCCGGACCGTCATACCAACAGAATTATGGCGCAAATGAAAAGTGATTTGCGATTGCCTGTAGAACCAAGACATATCGAATGTTTTGATAATTCGAACATTCAGGGGACAAATCCAGTTGCGGCTTGCGTGGTGTTTAAGGACGGAAAACCAAGCAAGAAAGATTACCGCCATTTTAATGTCAAAACCGTGGTTGGGCCTGATGATTTTGCTTCGATGGAAGAAATTGTTTATCGTCGATACAAAAGGCTTTTGGACGAAAACGAACCCTTGCCCAATTTAATTATTATCGATGGTGGAAAAGGTCAATTGTCATCGGCATTGAAAAGTATTGATGCCTTGGGATTGCGAGGTAAAATTGCCATTATAGGAATTGCCAAAAGACTGGAAGAATTGTTTTATCCCGGAGATTCGATTCCTTTGTATTTGGATAAGAAGTCTGAAACGCTGAAAGTTATTCAGCAATTGCGAAACGAGGCACACCGTTTTGGAATTACTTTTCACAGAGATAAAAGAAGCAAAGCAGCATTAAATTCTTCGATTGAAAGCATTCCTGGAATCGGCGAAAAGACGATGCAAACACTGATTCAGCATTTTAAAAGTGTTAAAAGATTAAAATTAGCAACCGAAAAAGAAATTTCTGACGTTATAGGTGTATCAAAAGCCAAAAAAATTACCGAATTTTACAGTAAAAATAGTTAA
- a CDS encoding peptidase associated/transthyretin-like domain-containing protein, whose amino-acid sequence MKHIVILQLFFICGFSYSQNFQISKIVVDKNTKIPLENVTIFNESDFSTTNAEGKFVFVSKKNEINLNLLGYEPIKTTFDRLKTEKDTVFMESKATQLREVVVGNAGPYMKKVYDKFQDNLLQNYTIDFFLRNVFKKDKVNILLQDIYARKNQIKGQKKNLTIEILNMRKTSFFEKNDKINFGFPDFDGLLSNGLPQIDKCSFTETPFNDSDFKKILFEYNEKDQSGQIQRGYFIINRKDYAIVEYSLSFIEDPEKVPYKTVSRGKYRTTKLEKFVQFTKDSKSNKYYQSNVKIDNQVDIIVYKISENPFNFDFTMDFFVTNRPINEKINSNFAVNKDIFRAKFPYSKEFWTNQNQLPLTNELELFLKSVSDKKDKTKEFEVISNF is encoded by the coding sequence ATGAAACATATAGTAATATTACAATTGTTTTTTATCTGTGGATTTTCATATTCACAGAACTTCCAAATTAGTAAAATAGTAGTTGATAAAAACACTAAAATTCCCTTGGAAAATGTAACCATTTTTAATGAAAGTGACTTCTCTACCACAAATGCTGAGGGAAAATTTGTTTTTGTTTCCAAAAAAAATGAAATCAACCTTAATCTATTAGGCTATGAACCAATAAAGACAACTTTTGACAGATTAAAGACTGAAAAGGATACTGTTTTTATGGAAAGTAAAGCAACACAATTGCGGGAAGTTGTTGTGGGCAATGCTGGTCCATACATGAAAAAAGTGTATGACAAATTTCAAGATAATCTCCTTCAAAATTACACAATAGACTTTTTTCTAAGAAACGTATTTAAAAAAGACAAGGTCAACATTCTTTTACAAGATATTTATGCTCGGAAAAATCAAATCAAAGGTCAAAAAAAGAACTTAACTATTGAGATTTTGAATATGAGAAAAACGAGCTTTTTTGAAAAAAACGACAAAATCAATTTCGGATTTCCAGATTTTGATGGCTTATTATCCAATGGGCTTCCACAAATTGACAAATGCAGTTTTACAGAAACACCTTTTAATGACAGCGATTTTAAGAAAATATTATTTGAGTACAATGAAAAAGATCAATCAGGACAAATCCAGAGAGGCTATTTCATTATTAATCGTAAAGATTATGCGATAGTTGAATACTCCTTATCATTCATTGAAGACCCTGAAAAAGTTCCTTATAAAACCGTTTCTAGAGGAAAATACAGAACAACCAAATTGGAAAAATTTGTCCAATTTACCAAAGACTCAAAGTCAAACAAATATTATCAAAGCAATGTAAAAATTGATAATCAAGTAGATATAATAGTGTACAAAATCTCCGAAAATCCTTTTAATTTTGATTTCACTATGGACTTTTTTGTTACCAACCGTCCTATAAACGAAAAAATAAACTCCAATTTTGCAGTCAACAAAGATATTTTCAGAGCAAAATTCCCTTATTCTAAAGAGTTTTGGACGAATCAAAATCAATTGCCATTGACTAATGAATTGGAACTGTTTTTAAAATCGGTATCTGATAAAAAAGATAAAACCAAAGAGTTTGAAGTAATAAGCAATTTTTAA
- a CDS encoding succinylglutamate desuccinylase/aspartoacylase family protein, whose amino-acid sequence MKDTKPLVIFGESVLPGESKTIQLEIARLHSTTKLTIPIIIKRSKIEGPVVLFSGGIHGDEFNGIEIVRQIITKKINKPKKGTIICIPIINIYGFINRSRDFPDGRDLNRVFPGSKTGSLASRFAYHILTDIMPLVDYAVDFHAGGAGRFNAPQIRLTPNNPEVKILADAFNAPFTLFSKNIAGSFRSSSEKMKVKMLLFEGGKSLDINHEVAQEGINGVKRLLKHLDMLDSKQYAPSQKKPTIYIEKSGWLRAKCSGLLIDNNLVGTFVKKGRTLGMITDPFGKFERKIKAPNDGYVLNANHSPIVYQGDAIYHLSNTAEEDSE is encoded by the coding sequence ATGAAAGACACAAAACCTTTAGTGATTTTTGGAGAAAGTGTTTTGCCTGGAGAAAGTAAAACTATTCAGCTGGAAATTGCCCGATTACATTCCACCACCAAATTAACCATTCCGATTATTATAAAAAGATCCAAAATTGAAGGGCCGGTTGTGCTCTTTTCGGGAGGAATACATGGAGACGAATTTAATGGAATCGAAATCGTAAGGCAAATCATCACCAAAAAAATAAACAAGCCCAAAAAAGGAACTATCATCTGTATTCCCATCATCAACATCTATGGTTTTATCAACAGGTCAAGGGATTTTCCTGATGGAAGAGATTTGAACCGTGTGTTCCCGGGAAGCAAAACGGGTTCATTGGCAAGCCGGTTTGCCTATCACATCCTTACCGACATCATGCCGCTGGTGGATTATGCCGTAGATTTTCATGCAGGTGGAGCCGGCCGATTTAATGCTCCCCAAATCAGGCTTACGCCAAATAATCCCGAGGTAAAAATATTAGCCGATGCTTTTAATGCTCCATTTACTTTGTTTTCAAAAAACATTGCAGGCTCTTTCAGGAGTTCGAGCGAAAAAATGAAAGTAAAAATGCTTCTTTTTGAAGGAGGAAAATCATTGGACATCAATCACGAAGTGGCTCAGGAAGGTATCAACGGTGTCAAACGCCTTTTGAAACATCTGGATATGCTGGATTCCAAACAATACGCTCCTTCACAAAAAAAACCAACCATTTATATTGAAAAATCGGGTTGGCTTCGAGCCAAATGTTCCGGCTTATTAATCGATAATAATCTAGTTGGAACATTTGTAAAAAAAGGAAGAACATTGGGCATGATAACTGATCCTTTTGGGAAATTTGAACGAAAAATCAAAGCGCCAAACGACGGTTATGTTCTCAATGCAAACCACTCACCCATTGTGTATCAAGGAGATGCCATTTATCATCTTTCGAACACGGCCGAAGAAGACAGCGAGTAA
- a CDS encoding pyridoxal phosphate-dependent decarboxylase family protein, translated as MLYWKKLSQKERQTRIESALEENVNFTLDTSLGYPASKLDSKVYNEEVSFLADAPTLKTYVANPNHIGCHTLGASEKAFKGTQEIEREVLDVLAVDFFKAKPKSYDGYISPGGTEANIQAIWMYRNYFSYKMGANPYDIAILASEDTHYSVPKAANILMLDLLKVPVDFHTREIDTFQLENIILKAKKRGKKYFIVISNVGTTMFGSIDNPNDYIQILEEHNLIYKIHLDGAYGGFIYPFSNEHSELNFENPKISSITIDAHKMLQAPYGTGIFLCRKGLIENVLTKEAEYVEGMDLTLCGSRSGSNAVAVWMILFTYGPFGWSEKVRILQMRTQWLCDELDKLKVAYFRDPFMNIVTIQAQYINEKLVKKFDLVPQKHNGDNSWYKIVIMDHVEVDHLSTFITDLKASLYVEKNITDEV; from the coding sequence ATGTTGTACTGGAAAAAGTTGTCCCAAAAAGAAAGACAAACCCGAATTGAGAGCGCCTTGGAGGAAAATGTTAATTTCACCTTGGATACCTCTTTGGGCTATCCCGCTTCAAAACTAGACAGCAAAGTGTATAATGAAGAAGTTTCTTTTCTGGCCGATGCTCCCACTTTGAAAACCTATGTAGCCAATCCAAATCATATCGGCTGTCATACTTTGGGTGCTTCGGAAAAAGCTTTTAAGGGAACTCAGGAAATAGAACGAGAAGTTCTGGATGTATTGGCCGTCGATTTTTTTAAAGCAAAACCCAAATCATACGACGGATATATTTCTCCCGGCGGAACCGAAGCCAATATTCAGGCTATTTGGATGTACCGTAATTATTTCAGTTACAAAATGGGTGCAAACCCTTATGACATAGCCATCTTAGCCTCCGAGGACACGCATTATTCTGTCCCAAAAGCTGCCAATATACTTATGCTCGACTTGCTGAAAGTTCCTGTTGATTTTCATACCCGGGAAATAGATACTTTTCAGTTAGAAAACATTATCCTTAAAGCCAAAAAGAGAGGAAAAAAATATTTCATAGTCATCTCCAATGTGGGAACGACGATGTTTGGTTCCATCGACAATCCCAATGATTATATTCAAATTTTAGAAGAACATAACCTGATTTATAAAATACACCTGGATGGTGCTTATGGCGGCTTTATCTATCCTTTTAGCAACGAGCATTCTGAACTTAATTTTGAAAATCCAAAAATTAGTTCCATAACTATAGATGCGCACAAAATGTTGCAAGCTCCTTATGGCACGGGTATTTTTCTTTGCCGAAAAGGTTTAATAGAAAACGTTCTGACCAAAGAAGCCGAATATGTGGAAGGAATGGATTTAACTCTTTGTGGCAGCAGATCCGGCTCTAATGCTGTAGCGGTATGGATGATTTTGTTTACTTACGGTCCTTTTGGCTGGTCCGAAAAAGTACGCATATTGCAAATGAGAACACAATGGTTGTGTGATGAATTGGACAAATTGAAAGTAGCCTATTTTAGAGATCCGTTTATGAATATTGTTACAATTCAGGCTCAGTACATAAATGAAAAATTGGTCAAAAAATTTGATTTGGTTCCCCAAAAACACAATGGTGATAATTCATGGTACAAAATTGTGATTATGGATCATGTAGAAGTAGATCATTTGAGTACTTTTATAACCGATCTAAAAGCATCACTTTATGTTGAAAAAAACATTACGGACGAAGTATAA
- a CDS encoding 5-formyltetrahydrofolate cyclo-ligase, producing MLKKTLRTKYKTLRNELSEIEIEEKSLAIANNILKLPLWDKTYFHVFLPIEEHKEVNTEFILHLLSGKDKEIVVSKSDFETRNMTHFLLTDNTKIRKNEYNIPEPIDGLEVPATKIDVVFVPLLAFDKKGNRVGYGKGFYDKFLSQCKPETIKIGLSFFEPEELISDVFESDVILDYCISPDIIYAF from the coding sequence ATGTTGAAAAAAACATTACGGACGAAGTATAAAACATTACGCAACGAACTCTCCGAAATTGAAATTGAAGAAAAGAGTTTGGCTATTGCCAATAACATTCTGAAACTTCCACTTTGGGACAAAACCTATTTCCATGTTTTTTTGCCAATAGAAGAACATAAAGAAGTCAATACCGAGTTTATTCTTCACCTGTTATCGGGAAAAGATAAGGAAATTGTAGTTTCAAAAAGTGATTTTGAGACTAGAAACATGACTCATTTTCTGTTGACGGACAATACCAAAATAAGGAAAAACGAATACAACATTCCTGAACCTATTGATGGACTCGAAGTTCCGGCTACAAAAATCGATGTGGTTTTTGTTCCGCTTTTGGCTTTTGACAAAAAAGGAAACCGTGTGGGTTACGGCAAGGGTTTTTATGATAAATTCCTCTCGCAATGTAAACCCGAAACCATCAAAATTGGTTTGTCATTCTTTGAACCCGAAGAACTCATTTCGGATGTTTTTGAAAGTGATGTTATTCTCGATTATTGTATTAGTCCCGATATAATTTATGCGTTCTAG
- a CDS encoding lipoprotein signal peptidase: MSLFKAYFLIVLILLVDQVSKIYVKTNFILGEEVHVFNWFQIHFIENEGMAWGTKIPGAYGKLILTVFRLFAVTGIGYWLWDAVERKKSSNYLIVAIALILAGAFGNIIDSVFYGVIFNDSHQQLATLFSDTPYGTWLNGQVVDMFYFPFIKDYPMPEWIPYFGGRNFTFFNAIFNVADVAISTGVGILIVFNKKAFHK; the protein is encoded by the coding sequence ATGTCATTATTCAAAGCGTACTTTCTAATTGTTCTTATATTGTTGGTAGATCAGGTGTCTAAAATATATGTAAAAACAAATTTCATTTTAGGCGAAGAGGTTCACGTATTCAATTGGTTTCAAATTCATTTTATAGAAAATGAAGGAATGGCCTGGGGAACCAAAATACCGGGAGCTTATGGTAAATTAATTTTAACTGTTTTTCGACTTTTTGCAGTAACAGGAATTGGTTATTGGTTGTGGGATGCTGTAGAAAGAAAGAAAAGTTCCAATTATCTGATTGTAGCGATCGCTTTGATATTGGCGGGGGCATTTGGAAACATTATTGATTCTGTGTTTTACGGAGTAATTTTTAATGACAGTCATCAACAATTGGCGACATTATTTTCGGACACTCCTTATGGAACTTGGTTAAACGGGCAAGTGGTCGATATGTTCTATTTTCCATTTATAAAAGATTATCCTATGCCGGAATGGATTCCTTATTTTGGCGGACGCAATTTTACGTTTTTCAATGCGATTTTCAATGTTGCCGATGTTGCCATTTCAACAGGAGTTGGGATTTTAATTGTATTCAACAAAAAAGCGTTTCATAAATAG
- a CDS encoding TraR/DksA family transcriptional regulator: protein MVDEVARYSDSDLAEFREIIQNKIVKAQADLDLIKSAYMNDLNNGTDDTSPTFKAFEEGSEIMSKEANSQLAIRQEKFIRDLKSALFRVENKTYGVCRITGKLIGKERLKIVPHATMSIEAKNLQR, encoded by the coding sequence ATGGTAGATGAAGTTGCAAGATACTCTGACTCTGATTTAGCAGAGTTCAGGGAAATCATTCAGAATAAAATCGTAAAAGCTCAAGCTGATTTGGATTTGATTAAAAGCGCCTACATGAATGACCTTAACAACGGTACGGATGATACTTCCCCCACGTTTAAAGCATTTGAAGAAGGTAGTGAAATTATGTCAAAAGAAGCCAATTCACAACTTGCAATACGTCAAGAAAAGTTTATACGAGATTTGAAGAGTGCATTGTTCAGAGTAGAAAATAAAACATACGGAGTTTGTAGAATCACCGGTAAATTAATCGGAAAAGAAAGATTAAAAATTGTTCCTCATGCCACAATGAGCATCGAGGCCAAAAACTTACAAAGATAA